The Ciconia boyciana chromosome 22, ASM3463844v1, whole genome shotgun sequence genome has a window encoding:
- the COASY gene encoding bifunctional coenzyme A synthase, protein MPPFGSGLLVLTAPLGALPRRAAAALAAAAGVVAGPLYVHLQPGLRLAAPAPRPAAPPACPALLRALAALYAAAAAQRGLDLRVLLGPGRRLARPPRVLLAAAAEAPGPPGPVELGLQHLAAAAYGCPPRLPALLLGGPEEPGGEPGGGPEGGPEDPDAALPDFSDVAVGGTFDRLHGAHRFLLSACCLLARQRLLAGVADGDLLRHKVLMELIEPYELRAAKLREFLEDVQPSLRYDIVPLVDPYGPSITDPDLQCLVVSEETRRGGEAVNKKRLENGLPELALYEILLMKDPDHSQNEEEKISSSSLRHRLLGTLLRPPRQDPALPSRPYVIGLTGGTGSGKTSIAKILGHLGAFLIDADKLGHAVYVPGGPAYEQVVAAFGTDILNEDGTINRKVLGAKVFGNQERLKSLTDIVWPEMARMVKEQIGEADAQGKAVCVLDAAVLLEAGWQDMVHEVWTAIIPEEEAVKRVMARDGLSEEAARSRLQSQMTNSQRVEQSQVVLCTLWEPDITRKQVEKAWALLQQRLSQEHSL, encoded by the exons ATGCCGCCCTTCGGCTcggggctgctggtgctgacGGCGCCGCTGGGCGCGCtgccccggcgggcggcggcggcgctggcggcggcggcgggggtggTGGCGGGGCCGCTGTACGTGCACCTGCAGCCGGGGCTGCGCCtggccgcccccgcgccgcgccccgccgcgccgcccgcctgCCCCGCGCTGCTCCGCGCCCTGGCCGCGCTCtacgcggcggcggcggcgcagcgGGGCCTGGACCTGCGCGTCCTGCtgggccccggccgccgcctggcccggccgccccgcgtCCTgctggccgccgccgccgaggcgccggggccgccggggccggTGGAGCTCGGCCTGCAGCACCTGGCCGCCGCCGCCTACGGCTGCCCCCCGCGCCTGCCCGCCCTGCTGCTGGGCGGCCCCGAGGAGCCCGGGGGGGAACCCGGGGGGGGCCCCGAGGGGGGCCCCGAGGACCCCGACGCGGCGCTTCCCGACTTCTCCGACGTGGCGGTCGGCGGCACCTTCGACCGCCTCCACGGCGCCCACCGCTTCCTGCTCAGCgcctgctgcctcctggccCGGCAGCGGCTCCTGGCCGGGGTGGCCGATGGCGACCTGCTCCGCC ACAAGGTCCTGATGGAGCTGATCGAGCCGTATGAGCTGCGAGCGGCAAAGCTGCGCGAGTTCCTGGAGGACGTGCAGCCCTCGCTGCGTTACGACATCGTGCCTCTGGTCGACCCCTATGGCCCCTCGATCACGGACCCCGACCTGCAGTGCTTGGTGGTCAGCGAGGAGACCcgcaggggaggggaggccgTGAACAAGAAGAGACTCGAAAAT GGGCTCCCCGAGCTGGCTCTCTATGAGATCCTGTTGATGAAGGACCCCGACCACAGTCAGAACGAGGAGGAGAAGAtcagctcctccagcctccgGCACAGGCTGCTGGGGACGCTGCTGCGGCCCCCGCGG CAAGACCCTGCCTTGCCTTCGCGCCCGTACGTGATCGGCCTGACTGGAGGAACCGGGAGTGGGAAGACCTCCATCGCCAAAATTCTGGGGCATCTGGGAGCGTTCCTCATCGACGCTGACAAGCTGGGCCATGCCGTCTATGTCCCCGGTGGCCCTGCCTACGAGCAGGTGGTGGCGGCCTTTGGGACAG ACATCTTGAATGAAGATGGGACGATTAACAGGAAAGTCCTTGGGGCCAAAGTGTTTGGAAACCAG GAGCGGCTGAAGAGTCTCACGGACATTGTGTGGCCTGAGATGGCCCGGATGGTCAAGGAGCAGATCGGGGAGGCAGATGCTCAAG GAAAGGCCGTGTGCGTGCTGGACGCTGCCgtgctgctggaggctggcTGGCAAGACATGGTCCATGAGGTGTGGACGGCCATCATCCCGGAGGAGGAG GCTGTGAAGCGCGTCATGGCCAGGGACGGGCTGAGCGAGGAGGCTGCTCGCAGCCGGCTGCAGAGCCAGATGACCAACAGCCAAAGGGTGGAGCAGTCGCAGGTGGTGCTCTGCACGCTCTGGGAGCCAGACATCACCCGCAAGCAG GTGGAGAAGGCCTGGGCCCTCCTGCAGCAGCGTCTGAGCCAGGAGCACAGCCTGTGA
- the HSD17B1 gene encoding 17-beta-hydroxysteroid dehydrogenase type 1, whose amino-acid sequence MEKTTVLITGCSSGIGLGLAARLAADAARRFKVYATMRDLAKGERLLERLGGCCPDTLEVLQLDVTNSCSLAAAVQQVQGQRLDVLVCNAGVGLMGPLETCSDQAMKTVFDVNLFGAVRTIQAFLPTMKRHRAGRIIVSSSIGGLQGLPFNSVYCASKFALEGLCESLAIVLQPFNIHLTLVECGPVNTSFLANLQRPDPEGSELQGLDAETQGLYRRYLRHCQSLFHDVAQEVEEVLQVFLEAIGTPRPPLRCVTTQLFAPLSRLRLASPDGSAYVRAMHDFVFGRGEAGGDRP is encoded by the exons ATGGAGAAAACCACGGTGCTGATCACGGGCTGCTCCTCGGGCATCGGCCTGGGGCTGGCCGCGCGTCTGGCGGCCGACGCTGCTCGCAGGTTCAAAG TGTACGCCACCATGCGCGACCTGGCCAAGGGCGAGCGGCTGCTGGAGCgcctggggggctgctgccccgACACGCTGGAGGTCCTGCAGCTTGACGTCACCAACTCGTGCTCGCTGGCAGCCGCCGTGCAGCAAGTGCAGGGGCAGCGGCTGGACGTGCTGG TCTGCAACGCGGGGGTGGGACTGATGGGCCCCCTGGAGACCTGCTCCGACCAAGCCATGAAGACCGTCTTCGATGTGAACCTCTTCGGGGCCGTCCGCACCATCCAGGCGTTCCTGCCCACCATGAAGCGCCACAGGGCCGGGCGGATCATCGTCTCCAGCAGCATCGGGGGGCTGCAAG GGCTGCCCTTCAACTCCGTGTACTGCGCCAGCAAGTTTGCGCTGGAGGGGCTGTGCGAGAGCCTGGCCATCGTCCTGCAGCCCTTCAACATCCA CCTGACGCTGGTGGAGTGCGGACCCGTCAACACCAGCTTCCTGGCCAACCTGCAGCGCCCGGACCCCGAGGGCAGCGAGCTGCAGGGCCTGGACGCCGAGACGCAGGGCCTCTACCGCCGGTACCTGCGGCACTGCCAGAGCCTCTTCCACGACGTGGCccaggaggtggaggaggtCCTGCAG GTGTTCCTGGAGGCCATCGGCACCCCCCGCCCTCCCCTGCGCTGCGTCACCACCCAGCTCTTCGCCCCGCTCTCGCGCCTGAGGCTGGCCAGCCCCGACGGCTCGGCGTACGTCCGGGCCATGCACGACTTCGTGTTCGGCCGCGGCGAGGCCGGCGGAGACCGGCCCTga
- the LOC140662619 gene encoding LOW QUALITY PROTEIN: coenzyme Q-binding protein COQ10 homolog A, mitochondrial-like (The sequence of the model RefSeq protein was modified relative to this genomic sequence to represent the inferred CDS: deleted 1 base in 1 codon): MSPGARDHGAGPGRGGTVPVCRRTGVPRCGGAGSLTPRPSRCLGIPRSPPVQPARPFLIPVGTGPSGHWERRVLGYSAEQMYELVANVGEYRLFVPWCSRSAVLSRRGQVLRAELEVGFPPFLERYGSEVFLGSRRIRAASRDCRLFRHLETLWRFGPGLPDGRTDACSLDFSVSFEFRSAPHARLASLFLDEVAKRTVSAFEGRARALFGPQAAVRPRPLQRAARRA; encoded by the exons ATGTCACCGGGAGCACGAGACC acggcgcggggccgggccggggcggtACCGTACCGGTGTGCCGCCGCACCGGTGTGCCGCGGTGCGGGGGAGCCGGCTCCCTGACCCCTCGCCCCTCCAGGTGTCTCGGCATCCCCCGTTCCCCGCCGGTGCAGCCAGCGCGGCCGTTTCTGATCCCGGTGGGCACCGGCCCCAGCGGGCACTGGGAGCGGCGGGTCCTGGG GTACTCGGCGGAGCAGATGTACGAGCTGGTGGCCAACGTGGGGGAGTACCGGCTCTTCGTGCCCTGGTGCAGCCGCTCGGCCGTGCTCTCCCGCCGCGGGCAGGTGCTGCGGGCAGAGCTCGAGGTCGGCTTCCCGCCCTTCCTGGAGCGCTACGGCTCCGAGGTCTTCCTGGGCTCCCGGCGGATCCGG GCCGCCAGCCGGGACTGCCGCCTCTTCAGGCACCTGGAGACGCTGTGGCGGTTCGGGCCAGGGCTGCcc gacggacggacggacgccTGCTCGCTGGACTTCTCG GTCTCCTTCGAGTTCAGGTCGGCGCCGCACGCCCGGCTGGCCAGCCTGTTTCTGGACGAGGTGGCGAAGCGGACGGTGTCGGCCTTCGAGGGCCGGGCGCGGGCGCTGTTCGGGCCGCAGGCTGCCGTCCGTCCCCGTCCGCTCCAGCGGGCGGCACGCCGGGCCTGA
- the MLX gene encoding max-like protein X yields MTGGGRKMAEPPGAAAEDSWGKVDAAYSDNGLDSALFMENARKGSIVSRANSIGSTSASSVPNTDDEDSDYHQEPYKESYKDRRRRAHTQAERKRRDAIKKGYDDLQAIVPTCEQQDFSIGSQKLSKAIVLQKTIDYIQFLHKEKKKQEEEVSTLRKDVMALKIMKVNYEQIVKAHQDNPNEGKDQVSDEVKFNVFQGIMDSLFQSFNASISVTSFRELSACVFSWIEEHCKPQTLRDIVIGVLHQLKSQLY; encoded by the exons ATGACCGGGGGGGGGCGGAAGATGGCGGAGCCGCCGGGCGCCGCGGCCGAGGACTCGTGGGGGAAG GTGGACGCAGCCTACAGCGACAATGGCCTGGACTCGG CGCTCTTTATGGAAAACGCTAGGAAAGGAAGCATAGTGTCACGAGCCAACAGCATCGGCTCCACTAGTGCCTCTTCTGTCCCCAATACAG ATGATGAGGACAGCGATTACCACCAGGAGCCCTACAAGGAGTCGTACAAGGACCGGCGCAGGCGGGCGCACACCCAGGCGGAGCGGAAAAGGCGAGACGCCATCAAG AAAGGCTACGATGACTTGCAGGCCATCGTTCCCACCTGTGAGCAGCAGGATTTCTCCATAGGCTCCCAGAAGCTGAGCAAGGCCATCGTCCTCCAGAAAA CCATTGACTACATCCAGTTCCTgcacaaggaaaagaagaagcaagaggaggaagTTTCTACCCTCAGGAAAGACGTGATGGCCTTGAAGATCATGAAAGT GAACTACGAGCAGATTGTGAAAGCTCATCAGGACAACCCGAACGAGGGGAAGGACCAGGTCTCTGACGAGGTGAAGTTCAATGTTTTCCAAGGCATTATGGATTCCCTCTTCCAGTCCTTTAACGCCTCCATCTCAGTAACGAGTTTTCGAGAGCTCTCGGCTTGCGTCTTCAGCTGGATTGAGGAGCACTGCAAGCCCCAG ACGCTGCGGGACATTGTGATCGGGGTCCTGCACCAACTGAAGAGTCAGCTCTACTGA
- the PSMC3IP gene encoding homologous-pairing protein 2 homolog has product MSKGREGPAAGGGAAAVLLRYLREQNRPYSAQDAFGNLQREHGLGKAAVVKALEQLAQQGRVREKAYGKQKIYFADQEQLPAASDAELRGLDGEIAVLSAKVQALQQSCRQMEAELKDLNSSMTTPEMAREIEELRKDCASYTEKLERIKSATNHVTPEEKEKVCSEQKLYCKEWRRRKRMATELLEAILEGYPKSKKQFFEEVGIETDEDHNVTLPAAV; this is encoded by the exons ATGAGCAAAGGCCGCGagggccccgcggcgggcg gcggcgccgccgccgtgCTGCTGCGGTACCTGCGGGAGCAGAACCGGCCGTACAGCGCCCAGGACGCCTTCGGGAACCTGCAGCGGGAGCACGGGCTGGGCAAGgcg GCCGTGGTGAAGGCGCTGGAGCAGCTGGCGCAGCAGGGCCGCGTCCGCGAGAAGGCCTACGGGAAGCAGAAGATCTACTTCGCCGACCAG gAGCAGCTCCCGGCCGCCAGTGACGCCGAGCTCCGCGGCCTGGACGGGGAGATCGCCGTGCTCTCTGCCAAGGTGCAGgcgctgcagcagagctgccggCAGATGGAGGCGG AGCTGAAGGACCTGAACAGCTCCATGACAACCCCCGAGATGGCCAGAGAGATCGAGGAGTTGAGGAAGGACTGTGCGAGTTACACGGAGAAACTGGAGAGGATTAAGTCTGCCACCAACCACGTGACTCcggaagaaaaagagaag GTCTGTAGCGAGCAGAAGCTGTACTGCAAGGAGTGGCGGAGGAGGAAGCGAATG GCAACCGAGCTGCTGGAGGCCATCCTGGAGGGGTACCCCAAAAGCAAGAAGCAATTCTTC GAGGAGGTTGGGATAGAGACGGACGAGGACCACAACGTCACGCTGCCAGCGGCTGTGTGA
- the RETREG3 gene encoding reticulophagy regulator 3 yields MAAARPGGPGERQRRVQALSAALRGRLGPYEPLLSAAQAALVWERPGRSALWWAAAHGLFWFFALTSLRLLFLVAFTLIVVVCLDQWKNKIWPEIRVARPDELDNESWGYVHPRLLGVPELCHHLAEGWVAGTNFLSNLFIFKRQNPGKFCLLVCGVFTFLAVLGRYIPGLLLSYLLLLFILLWPLAVYHRLGQRMYMKLEPALQRLDFSVRGYMISKQREKQLRRRSLNREAVDDGSDSEEELAAFCPKLDDSVVAKELTISDSEHSDAEVSYTENGMFNLSRGQTPLTEGSEDLDGHSDPEESFARDLPDFPSINPEATGIDDEDDTSIGIPSLAYRPQVTEDLHLPYDQEESGALPSVQNLTNNIAGFVTRGMIQLALSGAPQPGSSRSDNPQRGAKTYLRTASSDLDTDAEGDDFELLDQSELNQLDPAGSRGQ; encoded by the exons atggcggcggcgcggcccggcgggcCCGGCGAGCGGCAGCGGCGGGTGCAGGCGCTGAGCGCGGCGCTGCGGGGCCGCCTGGGGCCTTACGAGCCGCTGCTGAGCGCCGCGCAGGCCGCGCTGGTGTGGGAGCGGCCGGGCCGCAGTGCGCTGTGGTGGGCGGCGGCGCACGGCCTCTTCTG GTTTTTTGCTCTGACTTCTCTTCGCTTGCTGTTCCTGGTTGCATTTACTCTTATAGTAGTGGTTTGTCTAGATCAGTGGAAGAACAAAATCTGGCCTGAAATTAGAG TGGCAAGACCTGACGAATTAGACAATGAGAG CTGGGGATACGTTCACCCTCGGCTGCTCGGAGTGCCAGAACTCTGTCACCATTTGGCTGAAGGATGGGTGGCTGGGACCAACTTCTTAAGTAATCTCTTCATTTTCAAGAGGCAAAACCCTGGAAAG TTTTGCCTTCTAGTGTGTGGAGTCTTTACTTTCCTGGCTGTCCTGGGCCGGTACATCCCTGGACTCTTGCTCTCATACTTGCTGT TGCTCTTCATCCTGCTGTGGCCCCTTGCTGTGTACCACAGACTGGGGCAGCGCATGTACATGAAGCtggagccagctctgcagcGGCTGGATTTCAGCGTTCGAGGCTACATGATATCAAAGCAGCGGGAGAAGCAAC TGCGTCGCCGATCCCTTAATCGGGAGGCTGTGGATGATGGGAGTGACAGCGAAGAGGAGCTTGCTGCATTTTGTCCCAAG CTGGATGACTCTGTGGTCGCCAAGGAACTAACCATCTCTGACTCGGAGCATTCGGATGCTGAGGTTTCCTACACTGAAAACGGGATGTTTAACCTTTCGAGGGGCCAGACTCCCCTGACAGAGGGATCGGAAG ACCTGGACGGTCACAGTGACCCAGAAGAATCTTTTGCCAGGGATCTCCCCGACTTCCCTTCCATAAACCCGGAAGCAACTGGGATAGATGACGAAGATGACACCAGCATTGGGATCCCAAGTCTGGCTTACCGCCCGCAAGTGACAGAAGATCTGCATCTCCCTTATGACCAGGAAGAATCCGGCGCACTGCCATCTGTACAGAACCTTACTAACAACATAGCCGGATTTGTCACCAGAGGGATGATACAGCTCGCGCTGTCAGGAGCCCCTCAGCCAGGCTCCTCACGCAGCGACAATCCCCAGAGAGGTGCAAAGACTTATCTTAGAACGGCCAGCTCGGACTTGGACACTGATGCGGAAGGGGATGACTTTGAACTGCTGGATCAGTCCGAGCTGAATCAGCTGGATCCTGCTGGCTCACGGGGCCAGTAA